A DNA window from Arachis hypogaea cultivar Tifrunner chromosome 18, arahy.Tifrunner.gnm2.J5K5, whole genome shotgun sequence contains the following coding sequences:
- the LOC112772231 gene encoding uncharacterized protein, which translates to MCHSYEALVLIQKMVKVPPTKALSLFNSLNHHHTPQSISFILNHLLSSAMLSHAHSLLLRLISGRISSPFFSPSSLMHQLTHTQFIHNSTHTLLCEAIINAYVHSHLPDQALCFLNHMVRNAHFPTSNTFNNLLILLLRSNCFGKAWLLFNEMKGKVAMDVYSFGIMIKGCCEVGDVIKSFRLLALLIRMGFSPNVVLYTTLIDGCCKIGDVHLAKKLFCKMEGLGLVPNQHTYSVLINGFFKHGLQKEAFLMYENMKQRGTVPNVYAYNCIIKEYCKDGNVDKAFKVFHEMREKGVAYGIVTYNILIDGLCRLKKLQEAVKLVDKVYLVGLTPNLVTYNTLINGFCGIGKMDTAVRLFNQSKAIGLSPSLVTYNTLIAGYCKIGNLDRALNMVKEMEERSIAPSEVTYTILIDAFVQLNHMDKAFEIQSLMEKSGLNLDVFTCSILLHGFCMNGNMKEASKLFKSLGELRLEPNSVIYNIMIQGYCKEESSYRALRLLKEMIDNGMVPNLASFCSTIGLLCKEGKWKEAEFLIQKMINSGLEPSVSLYNMIYRTKCEVLLQ; encoded by the coding sequence ATGTGTCATAGTTACGAAGCTCTGGTTCTAATTCAAAAAATGGTGAAAGTGCCTCCAACAAAAGCACTTTCTTTGTTCAATTCTTTAAACCATCACCACACCCCTCAATCTATTTCCTTCATTCTTAACCATCTTCTCTCCTCTGCCATGCTCTCCCATGCCCATTCGCTTCTCCTCCGCCTCATCTCTGGCAGAATctcctctcctttcttctctccATCATCACTCATGCACCAACTCACACACACCCAGTTCATTCATAATTCGACACATACTCTTCTCTGCGAGGCAATCATTAATGCCTATGTTCATTCTCACTTGCCTGATCAAGCTCTCTGTTTCCTCAACCACATGGTTCGTAATGCCCATTTTCCCACATCAAACACCTTTAATAACCTTTTGATCTTGCTCCTTAGATCTAATTGTTTTGGTAAAGCATGGCTACTTTTCAATGAAATGAAGGGTAAGGTTGCTATGGATGTCTACAGTTTTGGGATTATGATCAAGGGTTGCTGTGAAGTTGGTGACGTGATCAAGAGTTTTCGGCTTTTGGCTTTGTTGATTcgcatgggtttctctccaaatgTTGTCTTATACACTACCTTGATTGATGGTTGTTGCAAGATTGGTGATGTTCATTTGGCAAAGAAGTTGTTTTGTAAGATGGAGGGGTTGGGCTTAGTTCCCAATCAGCACACTTATAGTGTATTGATAAACGGGTTCTTCAAGCATGGCCTTCAAAAGGAAGCATTTCTAATGTATGAAAACATGAAGCAGAGAGGAACGGTGCCCAATGTTTATGCTTACAATTGTATCATCAAAGAGTATTGTAAGGATGGGAATGTAGATAAGGCTTTTAAGGTGTTCCATGAAATGCGTGAGAAAGGTGTGGCATATGGTATTGTAACGTATAATATTTTGATTGATGGGTTGTGCAGATTGAAGAAGCTTCAGGAAGCAGTAAAGCTGGTTGATAAAGTGTATCTTGTTGGCTTAACTCCTAATTTAGTTACATATAATACACTAATCAATGGTTTTTGTGGCATTGGAAAGATGGACACTGCTGTTAGATTATTTAATCAATCAAAGGCAATTGGACTATCGCCATCATTGGTGACCTACAATACTTTGATTGCAGGGTATTGTAAGATTGGAAATTTGGATAGAGCTCTTAACATGGTCAAGGAAATGGAGGAGAGAAGCATTGCTCCTTCCGAAGTAACTTATACAATCCTTATTGATGCTTTTGTACAATTAAATCATATGGACAAAGCATTTGAAATACAGTCTTTAATGGAGAAGTCTGGTTTGAATTTAGATGTTTTTACATGTAGTATCCTTTTGCATGGGTTTTGTATGAACGGTAATATGAAAGAAGCATCAAAGCTCTTCAAATCATTGGGTGAGCTGCGCTTGGAACCAAACAGTGTCATTTATAATATCATGATTCAAGGTTATTGCAAAGAAGAAAGCTCTTACAGGGCTCTTAGATTACTCAAAGAAATGATTGACAATGGAATGGTTCCAAATTTGGCTAGCTTTTGTTCAACCATAGGGCTTCTTTGCAAGGAAGGAAAGTGGAAGGAAGCGGAATTTCTCATACAGAAGATGATAAATTCAGGATTGGAGCCCTCAGTTTCTTTGTACAATATGATTTACCGAACCAAATGTGAAGTTCTGTTACAATAG